Part of the Streptomyces sp. NBC_01460 genome, GGCGGCGGCCCTGGTCCGGTGGGCCTGCGGAGAGGCAGGGGAGTCCGGGGCGAGGGCGGCCTGGGCCGGGCGCCCTGTGCGCACGCCGGGCTTCGCGGATGTCGTCGAGGATGCAGGGCCTGTCCCGTTGGCTCGGCCCGTGCCGCCTGCTCGGCCCGTCTTGTCGGCGCGATTCATCCCAGCGGCTCGATCCGTCGCGGGGGCTCGGTCCGTCGCGTCGGCTCGGTCCGTCGCGTCGGCTCGGTCCGTCTCGTCGGCTCGGTCTGCCGGTGACCACTCTCCGGATCGGTCCGGCTGAGCCGTTCCTCCGGACCGCTCCGGCGGGGAGTGGACGGTCTGCGGCTGATGGCCGACGATCGCCAGCGCCTGCTGGACGGCCCGCTCCTCCTCGGCCGCCCGCTCTTCGTCGGACGTCCGTGCCTCGCCTCCGTGCGCGGTCATGGCGTTCCGGGCCCGCTGCCCGCCTCCTCCTCCCACCGGAGCGCGAGGGCGGTGGCCTTGCGCGATGCTTCCGCGACCGCTTCGGCCGCCGCCTCCGGGCTCTTGCCGCTGCTCGCCATCGCCGCCGCGTACCCCACGAGGAAGGTGGTCAACGGGGCGGCGGGGCGGGCGACACCGTGGGCGGCATCACGGGCGAGATCGAGCAGGACGCCGGTGTCGACGTCGAGTTCGATGCCCAGTTCGTTCTTGACTGTGGTGATCCATTCGTCCAGCACGGTCCCATGCTCCCTGATCCGCGCCCTGGCGGCGGCAATGTCTTCCCAGGTGTCGCAGTCGAACGAAGCGAGAGGTCCGGCCTGGACCCTGGCCAGATCCAGCTCGGCCGTCAGCAGCCGCAGTGGAAGACCGGCGAGGCTGCCGTGTTCGGTGGCCAGAAGGGCGAGCTCACGACGGAGCGGTTCACCCCGGTACACCGCTACCAACGGCTGGTCCCGGCCGTCCCCGTCGGTGCACAGGGCCCCTTCGTGCGCTCCCGTCCGCGCGGCGGCCAGCAGGGAACGCACGGTCTCCTCCCCCAGAAACGGAAGGTCCGCGGAGAGCACCAGGACGCTCTCCGCGTCCGTGTGCCGTACACCGGCACCGAGGGCGGCCAACGGTCCGCCCCCTTCGGGCACTTCACGCGTCCAGGTGACCGGCCGCACCGTCGGCCTGCGCCCGCCCACCACCACGGTGGATCCCGCGTCGCCGCAGACGGCCAGAACCCGGTCGAGCAGCGCACGGCCGCCCACATGAAGCCCTGGCTTGTCGGCTCCCCCGAGGCGCTTCGCGGCCCCGCCGGCAAGAACGATGGCGTCATAGGCGGTCATGCCCCCGAGTATGCGGGCCGCCCACCCCCGACGGTCCCCCGAGGGACCGAACTCACAAGAAGCCCGGGCAGGAGGGACCGTGCACGGACCGGCACCACTACAGCGTGCGCAACAACACCGCCGGTTGCTCCACACAGTCCGCGACGTAGCGCAGGAAACCGCCCGCTGTGCCGCCGTCGCAGACCCGGTGATCGAAGGTGAGGGAGAGCTGCACGACCTGGCGGATAGCCAGCTCGCCCTCGTGCACCCAGGGTTTGGGCACGATACGGCCGACGCCGAGCATGGCCGCCTCGGGGTGGTTGATGATGGGCGTCGAACCATCGACGCCGAACACCCCGTAGTTGTTCAGGGTGAACGTCCCTCCGGTGAGCTGCGCCGGGGTCAGCTTCCCCTCACGGGCCGCCTCGGTCAGCCGGCCGATCTCCGCACCGATCGACTCGGCGTTCTGTGTGTGCGCGTCCCTCACCACCGGAACGACCAGACCACGCTCCGTCTGGGCGGCGAAGCCGAGATGGACCCCGGACAGCCGCACGATCTCCCTGGCGTCCGTGTCCACCGTC contains:
- a CDS encoding NTP transferase domain-containing protein, with amino-acid sequence MTAYDAIVLAGGAAKRLGGADKPGLHVGGRALLDRVLAVCGDAGSTVVVGGRRPTVRPVTWTREVPEGGGPLAALGAGVRHTDAESVLVLSADLPFLGEETVRSLLAAARTGAHEGALCTDGDGRDQPLVAVYRGEPLRRELALLATEHGSLAGLPLRLLTAELDLARVQAGPLASFDCDTWEDIAAARARIREHGTVLDEWITTVKNELGIELDVDTGVLLDLARDAAHGVARPAAPLTTFLVGYAAAMASSGKSPEAAAEAVAEASRKATALALRWEEEAGSGPGTP